A section of the Sulfurovum riftiae genome encodes:
- a CDS encoding ABC transporter ATP-binding protein, whose translation MLVLAENVSKVFMGSKVLDNVDLRIERGDRIAMMGPNGAGKTTLVRAMLGFYHIDSGKISVDGHDPVKNRVEVLKNISFIPQLPPPVKLSIDELLLYIERSSGVSRAKIFEEAGRMDLDLQKHISKPFFKLSGGMKQKLLIAIALSKKSDLLIFDEPTANLDPKGREKFYDLLTEIDAECSTLFITHRLDEIEGLVNRKIYMDLGKVVEDEKV comes from the coding sequence ATGTTGGTCTTGGCTGAAAATGTAAGCAAAGTGTTCATGGGGAGCAAAGTACTCGACAATGTGGACTTGCGTATCGAAAGAGGGGACCGTATCGCTATGATGGGTCCAAACGGAGCAGGGAAAACGACCCTGGTCAGAGCAATGCTCGGGTTCTACCATATCGACAGCGGAAAGATCAGTGTCGACGGCCATGATCCGGTAAAGAACAGGGTGGAGGTGCTGAAGAATATCAGTTTTATTCCGCAGCTGCCGCCACCGGTCAAACTGAGTATCGATGAGCTTCTGCTCTATATCGAACGCAGTTCGGGGGTATCCAGAGCAAAGATATTCGAAGAGGCGGGAAGAATGGACCTGGACCTTCAGAAACACATTTCCAAACCTTTTTTCAAACTCTCCGGAGGGATGAAACAGAAACTGCTCATTGCGATCGCGCTTTCCAAAAAGAGTGACCTGCTTATTTTCGATGAACCGACAGCGAATCTCGACCCCAAGGGGCGTGAGAAGTTCTATGACCTCCTGACCGAGATCGATGCAGAGTGCTCGACACTCTTCATCACACACAGACTTGATGAAATAGAAGGCCTGGTCAACCGGAAGATCTATATGGACCTTGGGAAGGTAGTAGAAGATGAAAAAGTTTAG
- a CDS encoding nitrous oxide reductase accessory protein NosL, producing MKKFSFLLMVGFFLMIGFSGCEKKPVGGVAEMHWDRDMCERCQMAISDRKFAVQVIDPKSGKAHKFDEIGCAVLWLDEMKIPWKEKAIIWVTDAKNGKWIDARKAQYVDGAITPMAFGFAAYTKETLPKGAKVYDYQSIVKKIEEIERSNSKKVKAY from the coding sequence ATGAAAAAGTTTAGTTTTCTATTGATGGTGGGATTCTTTCTCATGATCGGATTCTCGGGATGCGAGAAAAAACCTGTAGGTGGCGTTGCCGAGATGCATTGGGACAGAGACATGTGCGAACGCTGCCAAATGGCGATCTCCGACCGGAAGTTCGCGGTACAGGTCATAGACCCGAAGAGCGGCAAAGCACATAAGTTCGATGAGATCGGCTGTGCCGTACTCTGGCTGGATGAGATGAAGATTCCCTGGAAAGAGAAAGCGATCATCTGGGTGACCGATGCCAAAAACGGAAAATGGATCGATGCACGTAAAGCCCAGTATGTGGATGGTGCGATCACGCCGATGGCGTTCGGGTTTGCCGCCTATACGAAAGAGACACTTCCCAAAGGTGCAAAAGTATATGACTACCAAAGTATCGTAAAAAAGATCGAAGAGATCGAGAGATCCAATTCCAAAAAGGTAAAGGCATACTGA
- a CDS encoding ABC transporter permease — protein sequence MKNLFLVAYLDVKESLRSKWFYVYSVVFGGLMALFFITGVSDSVVMGFTGLSRMLLIFIQVTIIILPIFILITTVKSISGDRESNVLEYMLSFPVSLKDYYWGKMLGRFLTVFMPVFLALLLGVVFGLFKGGDLPWRMVFLYSTLLFSLSFMFLGLAFFLSTIVKSTDIALGSSFVVWIAMLAFIDIALMGLMLQNRMSDGLIVTLAMLNPIEVFRIGAISLFDPELTVIGPVAYYLLDTLGSGLLMAYAIVYPIVIGALLAYFGYIAFRKKDLL from the coding sequence ATGAAAAATCTTTTTCTTGTGGCATATCTTGATGTCAAAGAGTCGCTGCGTTCGAAGTGGTTCTATGTCTATTCCGTGGTCTTTGGCGGCCTGATGGCGCTCTTCTTCATCACCGGCGTTTCTGACTCGGTGGTCATGGGGTTCACAGGACTGAGCCGGATGCTGCTGATCTTCATTCAGGTGACGATCATCATACTGCCTATTTTCATTCTGATTACTACGGTTAAATCGATCTCCGGGGACAGGGAGAGCAATGTGCTGGAGTATATGCTCTCTTTCCCTGTATCACTGAAAGATTACTATTGGGGAAAGATGCTGGGGCGTTTTCTGACGGTCTTCATGCCGGTTTTCCTGGCACTGCTGCTTGGTGTTGTTTTCGGTCTCTTCAAAGGCGGTGATCTGCCCTGGCGTATGGTATTTCTCTACTCCACGCTGCTCTTCTCGCTGAGTTTCATGTTCCTCGGCCTGGCCTTTTTTCTCTCTACTATCGTCAAATCGACCGATATCGCACTGGGCAGCTCCTTCGTGGTATGGATTGCTATGCTGGCCTTTATCGACATCGCTTTGATGGGGTTGATGCTTCAAAACAGAATGAGTGACGGGCTTATCGTCACACTGGCGATGCTCAATCCCATAGAGGTGTTCCGTATAGGGGCGATCTCTCTTTTCGATCCCGAACTGACGGTGATCGGTCCCGTCGCCTATTACCTGCTTGATACACTCGGATCGGGACTGCTTATGGCTTACGCGATCGTGTATCCCATTGTCATCGGTGCACTTTTGGCTTATTTTGGATATATTGCCTTTAGAAAAAAAGATCTTTTGTAA
- a CDS encoding nitrous oxide reductase accessory protein NosL, producing the protein MKKIILSLTLCISMGIAGNTFGTKIMLLDQNATDLVYQMPLNQYKKWLCEVELKNKKKVQFVSVKSMMQAYHHQEYFRKHQLLSAPIEALYVQDFISGERVDATKAFYVFGSRIVGPHGDDLIPFSSEQNAKLFMMKNGGTKILPFAKLHKGLIKYLDM; encoded by the coding sequence ATGAAAAAAATCATTTTAAGTCTGACACTCTGTATCAGTATGGGTATAGCCGGAAACACATTTGGTACCAAGATCATGCTGCTTGACCAGAATGCGACGGACCTTGTCTATCAGATGCCGTTGAACCAATATAAGAAGTGGCTGTGCGAGGTGGAGCTCAAGAATAAGAAAAAAGTACAGTTCGTATCTGTAAAGTCAATGATGCAGGCATATCATCATCAGGAATATTTCCGTAAACATCAACTGTTGAGTGCACCCATAGAAGCGCTCTATGTGCAGGATTTCATCAGCGGAGAAAGGGTGGATGCGACCAAAGCCTTCTATGTATTTGGCAGCAGGATCGTCGGGCCGCATGGAGACGATCTCATTCCTTTCTCCTCCGAACAGAATGCCAAACTCTTCATGATGAAGAATGGCGGTACGAAGATATTGCCTTTTGCCAAACTGCACAAAGGCCTGATAAAATATTTGGATATGTGA
- a CDS encoding PAS domain-containing protein: MQRPKTIDEEIELKNNVYIESDTDLKGIITYVNDYFAEISGYTKEELIGQPHSIVRHPDMPRILFKILWDRIQSGHNFIAAVKNLAKDGRYYWVFTDFDILRDNEGNPIGYKASRKKISKHVTDVLEPIYKKLVEVEKEGGMEASEKYLTDFLKSHGDDITVDNMLEEIHRLY; the protein is encoded by the coding sequence ATGCAAAGACCAAAAACGATCGATGAAGAGATAGAACTCAAGAACAATGTCTATATAGAGAGTGATACGGACCTGAAGGGTATCATCACTTATGTCAATGACTATTTTGCTGAGATCTCAGGCTATACAAAAGAAGAGCTTATTGGGCAGCCGCACAGTATCGTCCGTCATCCCGATATGCCCAGAATACTTTTCAAGATACTCTGGGACCGTATCCAGAGCGGGCACAACTTCATTGCAGCTGTCAAGAACCTCGCCAAAGACGGTAGATACTACTGGGTCTTTACTGACTTTGACATTCTTCGAGACAATGAGGGCAATCCGATAGGCTACAAGGCTTCAAGAAAAAAGATCTCCAAGCATGTGACAGACGTGTTGGAACCGATCTATAAAAAACTGGTAGAAGTAGAAAAAGAGGGCGGTATGGAAGCCTCTGAAAAGTACTTGACAGATTTCCTGAAGTCTCACGGAGACGACATCACTGTTGACAATATGCTCGAAGAGATACACCGGCTCTATTAA
- a CDS encoding nitrous oxide reductase accessory protein NosL, with protein MKKLFLALLALGMLVSFSQAEMKCQAGKCGAAMKAPAQGKKMMKMFQAVPRGQATLLQEGKAKAFCPQCGMTLPMFYKTNHAATVDGKVKQYCSMHCLVEDMQNGAKPTDIKVVDVESLKFIDASKAFYVVGSSKKGTMTMVSKYAFASKEAAEAFAKANGGRVTDFAGAMAEAKKDFAKESEMLSKKQAMMAQKGEMIYGKMCQKTDKKFSTVAEAKAFIIDSGLCQGLKGKQLQAVGLYLKNR; from the coding sequence ATGAAGAAACTGTTTTTAGCACTATTGGCTCTGGGGATGCTCGTCAGCTTTTCACAGGCAGAGATGAAATGCCAGGCGGGCAAATGCGGTGCAGCGATGAAAGCACCTGCTCAGGGTAAAAAAATGATGAAGATGTTCCAGGCTGTACCAAGAGGTCAGGCAACACTGCTCCAGGAGGGGAAAGCCAAAGCATTCTGTCCTCAGTGCGGGATGACACTGCCGATGTTCTATAAAACGAACCATGCGGCAACAGTGGATGGCAAGGTCAAACAGTACTGCTCCATGCACTGTCTGGTTGAAGATATGCAAAATGGTGCCAAGCCGACAGATATCAAAGTGGTGGATGTCGAGAGCCTCAAGTTCATCGATGCGTCCAAAGCATTCTATGTGGTCGGCAGCAGTAAAAAAGGTACGATGACCATGGTAAGCAAATATGCCTTTGCATCCAAAGAGGCGGCAGAAGCATTTGCCAAGGCCAATGGCGGAAGAGTGACCGATTTTGCCGGCGCCATGGCTGAAGCCAAAAAAGATTTTGCCAAAGAGAGTGAAATGCTCAGTAAGAAGCAGGCGATGATGGCGCAGAAGGGTGAAATGATCTATGGGAAGATGTGCCAGAAGACAGACAAGAAATTTTCTACTGTAGCGGAAGCCAAAGCCTTCATCATCGATTCCGGACTGTGTCAGGGACTCAAAGGCAAACAGTTACAGGCGGTCGGACTCTATCTTAAGAACAGATAG
- a CDS encoding nitrous oxide reductase accessory protein NosL: MYRIILGSLLLTAVLFASGSGQTVLAKKGEKIVKTLCESSKLPSSQESIEVLMQKIKDSKACPPLSKNKLKAVAYYLKEGSSESHISHIDVPKDAKCPVCGMFVSKYPKWTTMMEHDGKSYYFDGVKDMMKYYIFDGDFVYDRTHITQMKVSDYYTLEAIPAKEAFYVLDSDVFGPMGRELIPFKSLKSAKNFSADHNGRSIVRFDEITDSMLMKLDGLGQ, encoded by the coding sequence ATGTACAGGATCATATTGGGTTCACTCTTGCTGACAGCAGTACTTTTTGCAAGCGGGTCAGGTCAGACTGTGCTTGCAAAAAAGGGTGAGAAGATCGTCAAGACCCTTTGCGAATCATCCAAACTGCCTTCCTCTCAGGAGAGTATCGAAGTCTTGATGCAGAAGATCAAAGATTCCAAAGCCTGCCCACCGCTTTCAAAAAACAAATTGAAAGCAGTCGCTTACTATCTCAAAGAGGGCAGCAGCGAATCACATATATCGCATATAGATGTACCCAAAGATGCGAAATGCCCTGTCTGCGGTATGTTTGTCAGTAAGTATCCCAAATGGACCACCATGATGGAACATGACGGGAAGAGTTACTATTTTGACGGGGTCAAGGATATGATGAAATATTATATCTTTGATGGGGATTTCGTCTATGATCGCACACACATCACCCAAATGAAAGTAAGTGACTATTATACCTTGGAAGCCATACCGGCCAAAGAGGCATTCTACGTACTTGATTCGGATGTCTTTGGTCCAATGGGAAGGGAACTCATTCCTTTTAAAAGTTTGAAAAGTGCAAAGAATTTCTCGGCAGACCATAACGGCAGATCGATCGTGAGATTTGACGAGATTACTGACAGCATGCTTATGAAACTTGACGGCCTGGGCCAGTAA